Proteins from a single region of Antechinus flavipes isolate AdamAnt ecotype Samford, QLD, Australia chromosome 2, AdamAnt_v2, whole genome shotgun sequence:
- the LOC127546588 gene encoding ribonuclease 4-like yields MTQDRTFLLLLLLLPLLGLLGLWLAQSSIGEFGSETSRQQHVASAKKSVPHWEKQYCSIIIKNGNGTITNQCKSKNTFLHGKAGTMMCKIPIRVHCNKKRCQLTKQSFKQIHCLHQVPGKLIKHKYKSSSNRSKNTVVQDGKPEVPVHFRP; encoded by the coding sequence ATGACTCAAGACAGAActtttttgctgctgctgctactgctgccaCTGCTTGGACTACTAGGACTGTGGTTGGCTCAGTCCTCCATTGGAGAGTTTGGGTCAGAGACATCAAGGCAGCAACATGTGGCCAGTGCCAAGAAATCTGTGCCTCATTGGGAGAAACAATACTGCAGTATCATAATCAAGAATGGCAATGGCACCATCACTAACCAATGCAAATCAAAGAATACTTTTCTCCATGGCAAAGCAGGGACCATGATGTGTAAGATCCCCATCCGTGTCCACTGCAACAAGAAGAGGTGCCAGCTGACTAAACAATCTTTCAAACAGATCCATTGCTTACATCAGGTACCAGGGAAATTAatcaaacataaatataaaagctCCTCTAATAGAAGCAAAAACACAGTGGTTCAAGATGGGAAACCAGAGGTCCCTGTGCACTTCAGACCATAA
- the RNASE9 gene encoding inactive ribonuclease-like protein 9: MALKNSHMALVLLGLFLVGLVHQSAGKESPAKKFQRQHMDSENSSVTDRNYCNHMMKARNMTKGRCKPVNTFIHEPKEVVDAVCQEANITCKNGQPNCHQSSKPMILTHCRQTGASKYPNCQYRASQLNNRIIVACEGKVYVPVHFDAYV, from the coding sequence ATGGCTCTGAAGAATTCCCATATGGCACTTGTTCTGCTGGGGTTGTTTCTAGTGGGACTGGTCCATCAGTCAGCTGGCAAAGAATCCCCTGCAAAGAAGTTTCAGCGGCAGCACATGGATTCAGAGAACTCATCTGTCACTGACCGCAACTACTGCAACCATATGATGAAAGCCCGGAACATGACAAAAGGGAGATGCAAGCCTGTTAATACTTTCATACACGAGCCTAAGGAAGTAGTTGATGCTGTCTGCCAGGAGGCTAACATCACCTGCAAGAATGGGCAGCCCAACTGTCACCAGAGCAGCAAGCCTATGATTCTCACCCACTGCCGCCAGACTGGAGCTTCCAAATACCCCAACTGTCAGTATCGGGCTTCCCAACTTAACAATCGTATCATTGTGGCCTGTGAGGGGAAAGTTTATGTGCCTGTGCACTTTGATGCTTATGTATAA